In a single window of the Tetrapisispora phaffii CBS 4417 chromosome 11, complete genome genome:
- the DPS1 gene encoding aspartate--tRNA ligase DPS1 (similar to Saccharomyces cerevisiae DPS1 (YLL018C); ancestral locus Anc_4.44): MSEQAATATEVPKEEQPVVLGEDGQPLSKKALKKLQKEQEKQKKKEETARRLQLEKEQREKDEASAPDSAAANYGKLPLVQSLPSARTNESRIKFEDLTEDMNDKEVLFRARVHNTRQQGATLAFLTLRQQSQLIQALLRVNKEGSVSKKMTKWAGSLHLESIVLVRGVVKKVDEPIKSATVQNLEVHVTQIHIISETPENLPILLEDASRSEEEAERAGLPVVNLDTRLDARVIDLRTATNQAIFKIQSGVCQLFREFLYQKKFMEVHSPKLLGAPSEGGASVFEVAYFKDTKAYLAQSPQFHKQQLMVADFERVFEIAPVFRAENSNTHRHMTEFTGLDLEMTFEENYHEVLDTLSELFVFIFIELNKRYKKEIDVVRKQYPVEEFKLPKDGKMIKLTFKEGIEMLRASGKTEVGDYDDLSTENEKLLGKLVREKYDTDFYILDKFPLAVRPFYTMPDPEDPNYSNSYDFFMRGEEIMSGAQRIHDYDLLLTRLKAHGLSPEDPGLKDYVDAFSYGCAPHAGGGIGLERVLMFFLDLKNIRRASLFPRDPKRLRP, from the coding sequence ATGTCTGAACAGGCTGCTACCGCTACAGAAGTCCCAAAGGAGGAACAACCAGTTGTCCTGGGCGAAGATGGCCAACCTCTATCGAAAAAGGCGTTGAAAAAACTGCAAAAGGAACAAGAAaagcagaagaagaaagaggAGACTGCCCGTAGATTGCAGTTGGAAAAGGAGCAACGTGAGAAGGATGAGGCAAGTGCTCCGGATTCCGCTGCCGCCAACTACGGTAAGTTGCCGTTGGTTCAATCTCTGCCAAGCGCAAGAACTAACGAGTCAAGAATCAAGTTCGAAGACTTGACGGAGGACATGAACGACAAAGAGGTCCTCTTCAGAGCTAGAGTACACAACACGAGACAACAGGGTGCTACTTTGGCATTCTTGACATTGAGACAGCAAAGCCAATTGATCCAAGCTTTGCTCAGAGTCAACAAGGAGGGCTCCGTCTCCAAGAAGATGACTAAATGGGCTGGTTCTTTACACTTGGAATCCATTGTCTTGGTCCGTGGTGTTGTGAAGAAAGTCGACGAGCCAATCAAGTCTGCCACCGTCCAAAATTTGGAAGTTCACGTCACTCAAATCCATATCATCTCCGAAACTCCAGAAAACTTGCCAATTCTATTGGAAGACGCTTCCAGATCCGAAGAAGAAGCTGAAAGAGCAGGTTTGCCGGTCGTAAACTTGGACACTAGATTAGATGCCCGTGTTATTGACTTAAGAACTGCCACCAACCAAGCTATCTTTAAGATTCAATCTGGTGTCTGCCAGTTATTCAGAGAATTCCTGTACCAAAAGAAATTCATGGAGGTCCACAGTCCAAAGTTATTAGGCGCTCCAAGTGAAGGTGGTGCTTCCGTTTTCGAAGTCGCTTATTTCAAAGACACCAAGGCTTACCTAGCTCAATCTCCGCAATTCCACAAGCAACAATTGATGGTCGCTGATTTTGAAAgagtttttgaaattgcCCCGGTTTTCAGAGCTGAAAACTCCAATACTCACCGTCACATGACCGAGTTCACTGGTCTTGATTTAGAAATGACGTTTGAAGAAAACTACCACGAAGTGTTGGACACTCTAAGTGAATTATTCGTTTTCATCTTTATAGAATTGAACAAGAGATACAAGAAGGAGATCGATGTTGTCAGAAAGCAATACCCTGTCGAAGAGTTCAAATTGCCAAAGGACGGCAAGATGATCAAATTAACCTTCAAAGAAGGTATAGAAATGTTAAGAGCCAGTGGCAAGACTGAAGTCGGTGACTACGATGACTTATCCACCGAAAATGAGAAATTGTTAGGTAAGCTTGTTCGTGAAAAATACGATACCGATTTCTACATCTTGGATAAGTTCCCACTAGCAGTCAGACCATTCTACACCATGCCTGACCCAGAGGATCCAAATTACTCCAACTCCTATGATTTCTTCATGAGAGGTGAGGAAATCATGTCCGGTGCCCAAAGAATCCACGACTACGATCTATTACTGACCAGATTAAAAGCCCACGGATTATCTCCAGAAGACCCAGGTTTGAAGGATTACGTGGATGCCTTCTCTTACGGTTGCGCTCCTCACGCCGGTGGTGGTATTGGTTTAGAGAGAGTGCTTATGTTTTTCCTAGACTTGAAGAACATCAGAAGAGCCTCCTTGTTCCCAAGAGATCCAAAGAGATTGAGACCATGA
- the KNS1 gene encoding serine/threonine protein kinase KNS1 (similar to Saccharomyces cerevisiae KNS1 (YLL019C); ancestral locus Anc_4.42) gives MSEANKNPIYASNAYPVILNDPFNNKFVDLTVASQSARNDQTSLEDRSAALPRTRKQRTISLPQLPYSKLVYQYNFPGDSASIPRASTFQGANFNTVETEDELVNLTGDSAITIESNRLIDITVVRSPSPASRLGRNRNTDSIAATESNSSNESMHSGASNSKHGGHMNVNQFKRRLSSMTSRTSHSKFFKSSNNNIIDANFNGSSQADNDNYFLTDSNGALSESVSRYKSTASSRLSGSSTSANNLTANNFKTEKDGHYQYKDNDIFCDKRFVVKELLGQGTFGKVLKCTDTLNNNHMLAIKVIKAVDRYREAAKTELRILKTIQVNDPAGEFQCILLNDVFDYKNHICIVTELYGKSVYDFMCSNAIARFPGSQVQAVARQLIRSVCFLHDLGIIHTDLKPENILLVDDQKYLTRQLPKEIVNHLSVRRKNASDGGIQKILKNPEIKIIDFGSAIFYNEYHPPVISTRHYRAPEIILGLGWSFPCDIWSIGCVLVELVTGESLYPIHENLEHLAMMERINGTQVPSKLVEKMFYKIMSKLGNLPADISTTVAKHFDKSTYQLKWPETNKRGEIVSTAKSIKRVRDGCDRIDKYLSKKINQDLYGNNPLMVDLNLSPEQNWKLIKSKLSRMDGYKNSPCNYNNYYHLDNFNLNDNTNLNYYYKNEDGSDSLSSGNDMPQSSYLTTGELNTTLTNEKKLLTKETFLFWYYFTDLINKMFEFDPTKRITAKEALEHEWFNLGILDDGITSFNDYLS, from the coding sequence ATGAGCGAAGCTAATAAAAACCCGATCTACGCAAGCAATGCGTACCCAGTCATTCTGAATGACCCGTTCAATAATAAGTTCGTCGACCTGACGGTAGCGTCTCAATCTGCCCGTAATGATCAGACGTCGCTGGAAGACAGGTCGGCCGCCCTCCCAAGGACAAGGAAGCAGAGGACAATCTCCTTGCCGCAACTGCCCTATTCGAAACTAGTCTATCAGTACAATTTCCCAGGGGACTCGGCATCCATTCCCAGGGCAAGCACCTTCCAGGGTGCCAATTTCAATACGGTGGAGACGGAAGATGAGTTGGTGAACTTGACAGGAGACTCGGCGATTACAATAGAGTCGAATAGACTCATCGATATAACCGTCGTAAGATCTCCTTCACCTGCGTCCAGGCTAGGCAGAAACAGGAATACTGACAGCATTGCCGCCACAGAGAGCAACAGCAGTAACGAGAGCATGCACAGCGGTGCAAGCAATAGCAAGCATGGTGGGCATATGAACGTTAACCAGTTCAAGAGGCGGTTGTCCTCCATGACGAGCAGGACATCGCACTCGAAGTTCTTTAAGagtagtaataataatataatagatgCAAATTTCAACGGCAGCAGTCAAGCTGATAACGACAACTACTTTCTTACCGACTCGAATGGGGCTCTCTCAGAGAGTGTCTCCAGGTACAAATCAACAGCCAGCAGCAGGTTGTCAGGGTCCTCCACAAGCGCAAACAATTTAACCGcaaacaatttcaaaacagAGAAAGATGGCCACTACCAATATAAGGACAACGATATTTTCTGTGACAAGAGGTTTGTCGTGAAAGAGTTGCTGGGCCAAGGTACTTTTGGAAAAGTCCTGAAATGCACAGACACATTGAATAACAACCATATGCTAGCTATTAAAGTGATAAAAGCAGTGGACAGGTATAGAGAAGCAGCAAAGACGGAATTaagaattttgaaaactATACAAGTAAATGATCCCGCAGGGGAGTTCCAATGTATACTGCTCAACGACGTCTTCGACTACAAAAATCATATTTGCATCGTCACTGAACTATATGGGAAATCAGTTTATGATTTCATGTGCTCTAATGCAATCGCAAGGTTCCCTGGATCGCAGGTTCAGGCAGTCGCAAGACAACTTATTAGATCAGTCTGTTTCTTACACGATTTAGGAATAATACACACAGATTTGAAAccagaaaatatattgcTCGTAGATGACCAGAAATATCTAACGAGACAGCTGCCAAAGGAAATAGTCAACCACTTAAGCGTAAGAAGAAAGAATGCCAGCGATGGTGGCATTCAAAAGATTCTAAAGAACCCagaaatcaaaatcatAGATTTCGGATCTGCTATCTTCTACAACGAGTACCATCCCCCAGTGATTTCAACAAGGCACTACAGAGCTCCAGAAATTATTTTGGGCCTGGGTTGGTCCTTTCCTTGCGATATTTGGTCTATCGGCTGTGTTCTAGTAGAGTTAGTCACTGGCGAATCTTTATACCCAATTCATGAAAATTTAGAACATTTGGCAATGATGGAAAGAATTAACGGTACACAAGTACCCTCTAAATTGGTagaaaaaatgttttataaaATCATGTCAAAACTTGGAAACCTGCCTGCCGATATTTCTACCACTGTTGCTAAACATTTTGATAAAAGCACTTACCAATTAAAATGGCCAGAAACTAATAAGAGAGGAGAAATTGTCTCCACAGCAAAATCGATTAAAAGAGTTAGAGATGGATGCGATAGGATCGATAAATATCTCTCGAAGAAAATTAATCAAGACTTGTACGGGAACAATCCTCTAATGGTcgatttaaatttatcacCGGAACAAAATTGGAAACTTATTAAGtcaaaattatcaagaATGGATGGGTATAAAAATTCACCTTGTAACTATAACAATTACTACCATCTCGATAATTTCAACTTAAATGATAATACGAATTTAAACTACTATTATAAAAACGAAGATGGCTCAGATAGCCTTTCATCAGGTAATGATATGCCACAGTCTAGCTATTTAACAACGGGTGAATTAAATACAACGCttacaaatgaaaaaaaattattgacAAAGGAAACGTTCTTATTTTGGTACTACTTCACGGacttaattaataaaatgttTGAATTTGATCCGACTAAGAGAATAACTGCAAAGGAAGCATTGGAACACGAATGGTTTAATTTAGGTATACTCGACGATGGTATAACCAGTTTCAACGATTATTTATCTTAA
- the COX19 gene encoding Cox19p (similar to Saccharomyces cerevisiae COX19 (YLL018C-A); ancestral locus Anc_4.43) translates to MSGNPGGSTFRLSPTPPERGSFPLDHDGECTNEMIAYMNCIKLVKGENGAVNCRIKARDYLKCRMDHGLMERDDFKHLGLPEPRGAAAAAAATTSDGDGTGATKNAPPTGKKFGEP, encoded by the coding sequence ATGAGTGGTAATCCAGGTGGCTCGACGTTCAGACTGTCGCCAACTCCACCAGAGAGAGGTTCATTCCCATTGGACCATGACGGTGAATGCACGAATGAAATGATTGCATACATGAACTGTATCAAGTTAGTTAAAGGCGAAAACGGTGCCGTTAACTGCCGTATAAAAGCACGTGACTATCTGAAATGCAGAATGGATCATGGATTAATGGAACGTGACGATTTCAAGCACTTGGGACTTCCAGAGCCACGAGGCGCTGCCGCTGCCGCTGCCGCCACCACCAGTGATGGCGATGGCACTGGAGCCACAAAGAATGCGCCACCGACAGGCAAGAAGTTCGGTGAGCCGTAA
- the MRPL15 gene encoding mitochondrial 54S ribosomal protein mL57 (similar to Saccharomyces cerevisiae MRPL15 (YLR312W-A); ancestral locus Anc_4.40), with amino-acid sequence MNICKPIINKPIWRPARLITYLHSGPRIRGIKRDPESYLKNPKGLSYNNIKSDEYQQTIRKALNLEKYDINMSDDLLLQCLTHKSFAHGSKPYNEKLSLLGSQFLKYQASIYSINQKDTTKKDSTNIIENDINGLDFTNLGTSFSKLLISTAVLSKFVKEKKLNSLIFWKMRDNLKIDMKGSGEPLVCSTVLNALIGGMLSTNGIQKTKNFIEKELLNRENDISLIKLANAHSEKHQL; translated from the coding sequence ATGAACATTTGCAAAccaattataaataaaccAATTTGGAGGCCGGCACGTCTGATTACATATTTGCACTCTGGTCCTCGTATTAGGGGTATAAAAAGAGATCCAGAGtcttatttgaagaatcCAAAGGGACTGTCttacaataatattaaaagtgATGAATATCAACAGACAATTAGAAAAGCATTAAACTTAGAGAAATATGATATTAATATGAGTGATGATCTGTTATTACAATGTTTAACTCATAAATCATTTGCACATGGGTCAAAACCatataatgaaaagttATCACTTTTAGGttctcaatttttaaaatatcaagcCTCAATATATTCTATCAACCAAAAAGATACAACGAAGAAAGATTCCACAAATATTatagaaaatgatatcaaTGGTCTAGATTTCACAAATTTAGGAACGTCTTTCTCAAAATTACTGATCTCCACTGCTGtactttcaaaatttgttaaagaaaagaaactaaattcattaatctTTTGGAAAATGAGGGATAATCTTAAAATAGATATGAAAGGTAGTGGTGAACCTCTAGTTTGTAGCACGGTATTAAATGCATTGATAGGTGGTATGTTGTCCACAAATGGTATACAGAAAactaaaaatttcattgaaaaagaattattgaacAGAGAAAACGATATATCATTGATCAAATTGGCAAATGCTCATTCTGAAAAACACCAattatg